GAATACTTATGCTAATGGGTTCTTTTTGtacaatatattatatgtgAGTTATATTATTAATGAGCGGATGTATGGTCGTATGCTAATATATTTTGTGATGAATTTCCAATGTTGGTTCTCTTCCAAGTTCCGCTTGAAGTAAATGTGGTACTGATTGGTTTCGGTGGAGATGGGGGTTATAGATACAAAATGGATTTGCAGAAACTGAAAGAGTTTCTGCGAGTGGGCTTTCCATCTAACAGGCCCTCATGTCTAGAGACTGGCAAACCCCTTGACATTGAGCATCACATGGTGTTCATTTCAGGTAAGTTCTTTCTACACATTATCGATTTACATTGAGCATCACATGGTGTCCATTTTAGCAATGACTTCTCATGCTTGACATCTGACAACCTTCACAaaattattatttcatttacTTTAACAACAGCCCTTCTTGAGTATTTGTAAACGTGTAATATGCTATAGGCGGCACAGCCAGAACTTATAGCACTCGAGAAGGCTCTAAAGAAGCCATGGTTCCTGTGGAACTGCTAGAGAGGTGACTTCAGTTGTTTATAGCTTTGGAATTTGACAAGTGACTCGTATGTTAATTTAGTTTGGTATCAATTTCAATTGATTCCATTAGATATTGTTAATTATAACTTGGTAATCATTTCCATCAGTTTTGGTATTTGAGGGACGAATGGCAACGATACGTGCTACACAACAAAATACTGAAAGGTAGTGAGGTATGCTTCCTTAATGTCTTCTAAATAAGATGTGTAATATTTCTTTTAAGAGTATCATTGTAGATAAATGTTTCCAAAAAGAGGGTAACGACTATCCTATTGGTGtacaaatatgtttttttaagaaTATTATGCTTGTTACATTTGCGGAAACCGTTGCGCCAGGAGATGTTTAGTTTAATCTTCTAAACAGAGCTTGTTTAATTGCATGTTCCAAATTAGAAGCCTTGTTTTTTTGCTCATATCTTGAGTTAAGTGTTCATCTTGTGCTGTAGGTTTTAATAAGCTACATCGAGACAGCAGGAAACACAGTGACTCGGCAAAAAGCTCTAAAACAACAGTACTTCTTCACTTGCAGCTGTCCCCGTTGCATAAGACTGGTATTTTTAAATACTACTCTTTTAGATATTCAACGTTTGTCACCAATGTTCTATATTACAAGTTCTTTGACATTCTTGTTGgtactatttttattttctaaaaaatcgTTGCTGATACTTGAAGCCTCAGCCTGAAGATAGTGTGATGGTTTCTTGCTTCGTGATCCTGGTAACAGTTCGAGATGATTGGAAATGGTTGGAATAGAGCTGACATGTTCGAAATGGAGTAGGCGAAAGGTGGAAGTCCATATGGTGCAGGTACTTATGCAGGGGATGGGTCAAGACAACCATCTGAACTCGAGTTGCAGCAAGCTTTCCATCAGGGTAAGCACATTGCTACCATCGCCAAGAAACTCAAGGGAAGCCCGTGATGTGCATCTAACTCACTGAAACAATGTCAAGATAAATACAATTAGGTTA
The sequence above is drawn from the Erigeron canadensis isolate Cc75 chromosome 4, C_canadensis_v1, whole genome shotgun sequence genome and encodes:
- the LOC122595671 gene encoding uncharacterized protein LOC122595671; the encoded protein is MSTRIIVSLNLSPFICSPHSFHHHQGRRHGFRCINWVIDASVNRICIFINSAFQDVKGSVRSDVRTLLHSRAEVLFQVPLEVNVVLIGFGGDGGYRYKMDLQKLKEFLRVGFPSNRPSCLETGKPLDIEHHMVFISGGTARTYSTREGSKEAMVPVELLESFGI